A DNA window from Schistocerca americana isolate TAMUIC-IGC-003095 chromosome 4, iqSchAmer2.1, whole genome shotgun sequence contains the following coding sequences:
- the LOC124613544 gene encoding uncharacterized protein LOC124613544, giving the protein MRDLHNIAAAYNLSSKSVRHSNDAISVETWVQEVQQSDNPCVLFYKPQETINDLYPELKSEDFALIIMNNAQGEILTKYGGDCICVDGTHGLNGYDIEVTTLLVLDDMRQGFPCAFLISNRNDSDVLSIFFNCVKSQVGQISPKVFMTDLAESYSIAWNKTMGHPEMRLFCTWHVDRAWRANIKSKIRSLDKRNEVYKLVKSLMQVRDVVVFQESLVKALQKLNSDSETSEFGHYFKTYYEKNVKCWAYCHRMRSELNTNMHLESMHKTLKYIHANAKQVKRLDKGISALMSLVTAKLFDRLIVNVKGKLTSKMKNIRRKHKCSILMNKDSIRKVGRGWEVPATKSHEVYLVQENNIFCNCKLVCTDCKVCIHRYSCTCIDYSIQLNMCKHIHNVCQLDSTEQNPFEISELQDAVATDVGDMSCINEKEVILKQVSGNANSCTPEALAEEKRKIISRFSEIVSGMSATEVQLANKMVTSLKVNVGAVRTSSGISFISPQRSLKRKLLPQRRLFSTKKTSSSKRISMAVPNAEETNNILRTLLDEDL; this is encoded by the coding sequence ATGCGGGATTTGCATAATATTGCAGCTGCGTATAACCTGTCTTCAAAGTCAGTCAGACATTCAAATGATGCGATCAGCGTTGAAACTTgggtgcaagaagtgcagcaaaGTGACAATCCATGTGTATTGTTCTATAAGCCTCAAGAAACAATTAATGATCTGTACCCTGAACTGAAAAGTGAAGACTTTGCATTAATTATAATGAACAACGCACAAGGcgaaatattaacaaaatatggAGGTGACTGTATTTGTGTCGATGGAACTCATGGCCTAAATGGCTATGATATTGAAGTTACAACATTACTTGTACTGGATGATATGAGGCAAGGATTTCCATGTGCTTTCCTCATATCTAACAGGAATGACTCAGATGTTTTGAGTATATTTTTCAATTGTGTTAAGTCTCAGGTTGGACAGATTTCCCCAAAAGTATTCATGACGGACCTGGCAGAATCGTATAGTATCGCTTGGAACAAAACAATGGGACATCCTGAAATGAGACTTTTCTGTACCTGGCACGTCGATAGAGCCTGGAGGGCCAATATTAAGAGCAAAATTAGAAGTTTGGACAAGAGAAACGAGGTGTACAaacttgttaaatcgttaatgcagGTAAGAGATGTTGTTGTGTTTCAAGAATCGTTGGTAAAAGCATTGCAGAAACTCAACAGCGATTCAGAGACTTCAGAATTTGGTCACTATTTCAAGACGTATTatgaaaaaaatgttaaatgttgGGCATATTGTCATAGGATGCGATCCGAACTCAACACAAACATGCACCTGGAGAGCATGCATAAGACATTGAAATATATACATGCTAATGCAAAGCAGGTAAAACGTTTGGACAAAGGTATATCCGCTTTGATGTCGCTTGTAACAGCAAAGCTGTTTGACAGGCTCATTGTCAACGTGAAAGGGAAGCtaacaagtaaaatgaaaaacattCGCCGTAAACACAAATGCAGCATTCTGATGAATAAGGACTCAATTAGGAAGGTAGGCAGAGGTTGGGAAGTACCAGCCACAAAATCACATGAAGTTTACCTTGTACAAGAAAATAATATCTTCTGTAACTGTAAATTAGTGTGCACTGACTGTAAAGTGTGCATTCATAGGTATTCCTGCACGTGTATTGATTATAGCATTCAGTTAAATATGTGCAAGCATATACATAATGTTTGCCAACTAGACAGTACAGAACAAAATCCTTTTGAAATTTCTGAATTACAAGATGCAGTAGCTACAGATGTTGGAGATATGTCTTGCATTAATGAGAAAGAAGTGATTTTGAAGCAAGTAAGTGGAAATGCTAATTCCTGCACCCCAGAAGCATTggcagaagagaagagaaaaattatttctaggttttcagaaatTGTTTCTGGTATGTCAGCTACTGAAGTTCAGCTGGCTAACAAAATGGTGACTTCGTTGAAGGTTAATGTAGGTGCTGTTCGCACCAGTAGTGGTATCTCTTTCATTAGCCCACAAAGAAGTCTCAAGAGGAAACTTTTGCCCCAGAGGAGGCTGTTTTCAACAAAGAAGACAAGTTCCTCAAAACGCATATCCATGGCAGTTCCTAATGCAGAAGAAACCAACAACATCCTGAGAACACTTCTGGATGAAGATTTATAG